The nucleotide window GGTCCGGTTTCAGCACGTTCGTCGAACCGCCGCCCTCGGACGCCGCCAGCGCGAGAGTCGGCAACAAGAGGACGGCCGCGGTCGCGCAAGCCGCCCGGATGAATGTGGTCGTCATGTGTTGCCACCTCTCGTCGGACACAGTTTCGGGGCCGGTCGCTTAGGAGATCTTGTTGACGAGGCCGAAGCAAATCACCAGCAGGGCGATGATGGCGGCACCTTCGACGAGCGCGGCCAGCACGATCATGTTGACCTGGATCGCGCCCTTCTGCTCCGGCTGGCGGGCGATGGCGGACAGGGCCGACCACCCGATGAGGCCGATGCCCAGGCCGGCGCCGAGGATGGCGAGGCCGGCACCGATACCCGCACCGATCCCAGCGCCGAGGCTGTTGTTGGAAGCGGCCGCGGTGGTGGTCGCGGGAGCGGCCGGATCGGCCGCGAGGGCCGGAACGGCGGCGAAGGCGGCCAGAGCGATCAGGGCGAGCGCGAACCGGTAAGCGAACTTCATCTGACGGTCCCTTTCAAACGGGGTGGAAAGCGTGTCCCGACTCGCGGCCGGGCGGCTACGGGTTAGTGTTCCGGGTTCAGTTGCATTCCGAGGAAGATCGACGACAGCAGTACGAACACGAACGCCTGGAGGAACGCGACGAACAGTTCCAGCACGCTCAGCGCGGTCGCCATCACGACCGCCGCAACGGTGCCGCCCGGCGACAGCCCGCCTTGGATCGGGTCGGCCACGGCGAACAGCAGGATCGCACCGAGGGCGACGTGGCCGGCGAAGATGTTCGCGAACAAACGGATCGCGAGCACCGCGGCCCTGATGAACGCCCCCATCACCTCAATCGCGGCGATCAGCGGTACGATGGCGACCGTCAGGAAGATCGTCATCGGCAGGTTGTCGGCCTTCAGTCGCGGGATGTACGACATCACGTACTTGCCGACACCCAACTTGCGGACGGCGGACACATGCGTGACGAGAAACACGCTGAGCGCCAGCACAAGCGTGATACTCAATTCGGCCGTAGGGGAGCCGAGGAACGGTACCATGCCGAGCAGGTTGCACGCGAGGATGAACAGGAACAGCGTCCACAGGAACGGCACGTAGCGGTCCGCGTAGTGGACGTGCGGCTGCGCGACCGGCGGGTGCGGGTGCGTCTGGTCCGCGATAGCCGCCGAGATCCCGTGGGGCTCGTCGTGCTCGTCGTGGTGGTGTTCATGCCCCGAGTGGATGTTCGGCCGGGCGACTTCGTCCCGGATGAACAGCAGGAGCATTTCGAGGAAATTCCAGAACGGCCCACGCGGCGGCGTTCCGTCCTGGGTGCGGCGGGCCAGCAAGATGTACGGGATCGCAACGCAGGCGGCCGCAACCACCAGTAGAACTTGATACTTGGAGAACGGCCCGAGCCATTTTTCATGGTCGAGAACGTGTTCGAGCGCGTTTGCGGCCATGTTCTGCGATCCTCTGGTCCGCTCGGGCTTTCATTGCCCGGGTGCCCGAGTCTGGGCACGTTTCAAGTAAGGTTCGTTCCGCCAGACCGAATCAACCGTTAGTTGGAGCCACCGGGCTTCTGTCGGTCGGCCTGCTTCATCATGAACAGCAGATGCGCGATGCCGCCGGCGAATCCGACAACCCCGCCAACTGCCAGTCCCCAAGGAGACCAACCGAACCGCTGATCGAGCCAGACCCCGATGACGATCGGGGCTACTAATTCCATAACCGCGGTGCCGGCGATAGCGAGCCCGCGATAGTCGCTGGCGTCTCGCCCGCCCGGAGATCGGCTCACCGCGTCCCTCCCGATTGACGGCCGGTCATCAATAACCCGCATTCGAGTGCGAGAGTGACGATGTACAAGTACGCGACCCATCTGGCGAACTGGTCCGGCGGGATGCCGTGAGGCTTGAGAGCCTGACCGAGCATCACGACCCCGACGACCGCCACGGTCATCCGCATCCCTGTTCCGAGCAGCACTGCCATGGGACCAAGCAGCGGTGCCCGCTCGAACACCTTCTCCGCGAACACGAGTGTGGCCACTGCCGTTGTCACGCACATCGCGGTTGCAACCGCTGCTGCTAGCGCCGCTCCTGTTCCCGATGCCCATTCGAGCTGTTCGGCTACCACCAGCCCAGTAGCGGCGCCGAGTGCGCTCCCGGCTACCAGAGCGACAACCTTTCGGGCTGGTCGCACGTCGCGCGTCCTGGTCGGAATTCGTTCAACTACGGGCGTATTGTGAGCAGGGGGGTGACAAAGTCAATCCGCATCTCGTGAAAAATTTCACAAGCGTGGCGCCATTGCTTCGGAGCTTTCAAAGACACGGGTTTATGCTCGACGCGTAGACGGTTGTCGCGAACTGGCTTGTGATGCTTGTGCTAGACGAGTGCGTTCTGTGTGCCTGATTTTTGTGCGATCGGCCGGCCTGGTTTCTGACATCTCGCGGCAAAATCTGTCGCCGGAACCAGTTCCGGCGACAGAATCACGTTGACAGCGTAGTCGGTGTTTTTCTAAGATGAGCAACGAGTTAGGGACGCTCAGCACCCGGACTTTTCGCCCGTTTTCCTGAATTCGGAAACGAGTCGAAATAGGCCCACCACACTGCCTCGGTTCCGGTCTCGCCTGCTCGGTCGACAGAGGGGCCGCTTCTACTCAGCGGTTCGGCCCATGGCCGGACATTGACGGCCCTTAGAATGCCCGGCCGGGCTACTCGAACCCGATATGGGTCCGAGGTTCGCGGTTGCGCCGGCACGGATGCTCCCGAAGAACAACGTTCCACAACCGCTCACGCGACGCGGGGGAGTGGCTCGCCGATGAAGACTGCTGGCACGTTGAACGACCGGTCCAAGAAGGAACTGGCCGATTTGGCCAAGCGAAACGGCGTTCGCGGATGGGAAGCGATGGACAAACCCTCTCTCATCAAGGCGCTCGCTAAAAAGTCGGCGCCTAAAAGCTCCAGCTCCGTGCCGGATAAATCGCCTCCGAAGTCCGCTAAGCCCCCGGTGAAGGTGGCAAAAGTGGCGGCGAAGGTGACAAAGGCGAAGAAAGTCAAACCCACCCCGAAGCCGGCCGACAAGGGTAAAGTTGTCGCAAAGGCTGCTCCGACTCCGAAGCCTGCTCCTGCCAAAACTAAACCGACTCCGACTGTCGCCTCGCCTGTTACAAAGGCGACGACGAACGGCAGTCACAAGCCCGTTCCGCCGGCAGTCACGAAGCCGCTGATTCAGAAAACCACTACGCCTGCCAAGACTGCGACGAAGTCACTGCTTCCAACACGAGATACCTCAAAAGAAGCGGCCCGCTCTCTGAACACGGCCACCAAAGATCGTATCTTTCTGACCGTTCCGAATCCCTACTGGCTCAATGCGTATTGGGAGCTGACCACTCATTCCATGCAGCGTGCCGAGGCGGCTCTTCGTCAGGACTGGCACGGTGCGAAACTCATTATCCGATTGTTTGATGTGACGAGCGGTGACACCACCAGCACCAGCGAAACCCCTGTCAAAGACGTGACGATCCAGGGGACTGGGCAGACGTGGTACATTGATGTCTCGGGCGTCGGCCGCGCGTACCGTGCCGACATCGGATACGTCTCCCGCCGCGGCGATTTCTACGTCTTGGCCCGGTCGAACGTGGTGACGCCGCCGAAGGCGGGCACGGGGGAGGCCGGTGAAGGGTTCGACCTCGGTGGGTGGGACGACGACGACGCGAAGCGGAAGGCCGAACGCATTTTGGCGATGTCCACCGGGTTCGAGTCGTCAGGCAGCTCCGAACTGCGTGAGCTGTACGAAGAGCGCCTCGGTCGACCGCTCGGGCCGCCGAAGCAGACCGCGTTCGGCACCGGTGCGATCCCGCCGGGCAGTGTGAAAAAGTTCTTCTTCGAGATCGACGCGAAGCTGATCGTGTTCGGCCGTACCGACCCGTCCGCGCACCTGACGCTCAACAACGACCCGATCAAACTGAGTTCCGACGGCACCTTCCGGATGACGTTCAACCTTCCGGACAGCCGGCAAATCATCCCCGCCGTCGCCGCCAGTGCCGATGGCGTCGAAGAGCGGACCATCGTGCTCGCGGTCGAACGCAACACCAAGCACCTTGACCCGATGATTCACGACCAGATGAACGAGGTTTGATCGCCGCGCTGCAGGAGAGACAGAAGAGGAATGACCGCGAAGAAGCACAAAAGAGAACCAAGGACAAGAGCTTGAATTTCTTCAACTCTGCCTTGATTCCTTTTTGTGCTTTTTTGCTTTCCTTCGCGGCCAATCTGTTGGGTTCTTATGGTTGTTGATTTTTTCCTCTCCGACCAGCCAGAAGTCCCGAGCGAGTTTGCTCTCGTGCGGGTGTCGCGGCGCGCGATGGCGACCCGGTTCGAGGTCGCGATTCCCGTCGGCACACACCATGATCCCGTTGCAGCGGCCGAAGACGCTTTGGACCTCATCGACGAACTCGAGGCTCAACTCACCGTTTACCGCGACGACTCCGAAGTATCTCAACTGAACCAAACTGCGGCCGACGGTTTCGTTGAGGTCGAGTCGCACCTGTTTGCGTTGCTCTCACGTTGCGCGGGGTGGACGAAGGAAACGGGGGGCGCGTTCGATATCGCCACCGGTGCGCTGACGAAGGCATGGGGCTTTTTTCGTCGCGAACCCAGTGTTCCCACACAACCCGCGCGTAACGAGGCGATGCGTGCAAGTGGCACCCGGCACGTCCTGCTCGATCCGGCTCGCCTGGCAGTAAAATTTCGCGTGCGCGGGTTGGAACTGAACTTCGGCGCAGTCGGCAAGGGCTATGCGCTGGATCGCGCGGCGGAACTGCTTCGCGTGAAGTGGGGGGTGCGGTCGGCGCTGCTGCACGCGGGCGGCAGTAGCGCCTTCGCGATCGGGTTCCCTCCAGGAGACACGCGGGGCTGGCCGATCGACCTTCAACACCCATATGAAGCGAACGCCTCACTTGGCACGCTGTACCTTCGCGACGCCGGGTTGGGCACCTCGGCGGCCACCTTCCAATTTTTTGAGTACAAAGGACAAAAACTGGGGCACCTGCTCGACCCGCGTCGCGGGTGGCCGGCTTCGGGCACTGCGAGCACGAGCGTGATTGCCCCCACGGCTGCTGAGGCCGACGCGATGTCAACGGCCGCGTTCGTGCTCGGAGCTTCCGGCGCGGAATCGCTGACGCGATTGCGACCGGCGCTCGGGGCGGTGGTGCTGCCGGATGAATCGACCCGCTTGATGTCTCTCCCCGGTCGAAAGGGAGAGAAGTCCGAATCCGCGCCGCGCTCGTCCCCGGCGAGCGATGTGCCTTGCTCACCCTTTGATTCAGAGAGAGGGGGCCAGAGCGGTCTTTTGGCCTTCAACATCGCTCCTGGCGCCTTCTCTCCAACGGCTCACGTGGATCACTCGCAATGAACCTGACCCCGACCCTGGCCGCGGTGGTTTACGCGGGGCTTATCGGAACGGTGCTCTCACTCATCGTTGCGACCGCCACAAACCGCTGGTCGCCCCGCGTCTTTTTGTTGCTGGCCCTGCGGCTGGCGATCGGCTGGCACTTCATGTTCGAGGGGTTCCACAAGATCCACTCGACGTACACCGGCCCGACCGACACCAACCGCCCCTTCAGCAGCGAGCCGTACTTCAAGGTCGCGCCGGGGCCGATCGGTGAGAAGATGCGGCGCGAGTTCTCAGACCCGGCGGCCGATATTGCCGCAAAAGTGAAGGCCCCAAAAGAGATCAGCCCCGCCGAATTCAAGAACCTGAGCACCGAGCAGCAGGCCGCGGCGTGCCCCGAGGCCGTGGCGAAAGCGTTCGATACGGACGCCGTGCTCAAAGCCACCGAGGAAGGCATCAAACTCGAAGCGGAGCAGGACGCGAAAGACGCGGACAAGACCGCCGAGAAGGCGCTGAAGGATGCTAAAGCCGCCGAGGAGAAGGCACTCGAGAGCGTTCGCGTAAACTCGGTTCGGTGGGACGGTCCCGATCTGTGGGGCGCCGTGCAGCGCGGGCTACAGGCCCGCCAGACCGAGGCCAATAAAGCCGAGATCAAGGCGGACGCCGAGAAGGCACGCAAGAAGATTCAGGCGGACGCCGAGAAGGCCAAAAAGGAAGCGAAGGAGCGGGGGGAGAAGTTCGCCGATCTGGCGCCCAAACGCATCCTCGAAGCGAAGGCCGCTTACGCCCGATGGGTGTACGGTGTCGACGCGGCGGACGTGACCGTGAAGTTCGTGACCGGTGGCGTCCCCCGTAACGCCCCGCAACGGCTCGATTACCTCGAGTCGCTTCGCGCCTCTCTTCACGCCGCGGAGGCGCCGCAGGCGGACGGGCTCGGTAACGGGACCGGCACCGACGTGAAGCGGATCGCCGAACTGCGTCAGAGCCTCATCAGTACGGAAGCCGATCTGGCCCGGGACGCGAACACTTACGCGGCCGACCTTCGGAAAACGATTTCGGCCGGCAAGATCGTCGAAATACCTGCCGAACCGAGTCGCGGACAACTGATGGATAAGGTTACAATGTGGTTTCTGGTGGGTGTGGGCGCGTGCGTGATGTTCGGGCTGCTGACCCGGCTGGCGTGCCTGCTCGCGTGCGGGTTCTTGGTGACGACGTACCTTGCGCACCCGCCGTTCCCGTGGTACCC belongs to Gemmata obscuriglobus and includes:
- a CDS encoding F0F1 ATP synthase subunit A codes for the protein MAANALEHVLDHEKWLGPFSKYQVLLVVAAACVAIPYILLARRTQDGTPPRGPFWNFLEMLLLFIRDEVARPNIHSGHEHHHDEHDEPHGISAAIADQTHPHPPVAQPHVHYADRYVPFLWTLFLFILACNLLGMVPFLGSPTAELSITLVLALSVFLVTHVSAVRKLGVGKYVMSYIPRLKADNLPMTIFLTVAIVPLIAAIEVMGAFIRAAVLAIRLFANIFAGHVALGAILLFAVADPIQGGLSPGGTVAAVVMATALSVLELFVAFLQAFVFVLLSSIFLGMQLNPEH
- a CDS encoding AtpZ/AtpI family protein — translated: MSRSPGGRDASDYRGLAIAGTAVMELVAPIVIGVWLDQRFGWSPWGLAVGGVVGFAGGIAHLLFMMKQADRQKPGGSN
- a CDS encoding FAD:protein FMN transferase, with translation MVVDFFLSDQPEVPSEFALVRVSRRAMATRFEVAIPVGTHHDPVAAAEDALDLIDELEAQLTVYRDDSEVSQLNQTAADGFVEVESHLFALLSRCAGWTKETGGAFDIATGALTKAWGFFRREPSVPTQPARNEAMRASGTRHVLLDPARLAVKFRVRGLELNFGAVGKGYALDRAAELLRVKWGVRSALLHAGGSSAFAIGFPPGDTRGWPIDLQHPYEANASLGTLYLRDAGLGTSAATFQFFEYKGQKLGHLLDPRRGWPASGTASTSVIAPTAAEADAMSTAAFVLGASGAESLTRLRPALGAVVLPDESTRLMSLPGRKGEKSESAPRSSPASDVPCSPFDSERGGQSGLLAFNIAPGAFSPTAHVDHSQ
- a CDS encoding ATP synthase F0 subunit C, translated to MGAGIGAGLAILGAGLGIGLIGWSALSAIARQPEQKGAIQVNMIVLAALVEGAAIIALLVICFGLVNKIS
- a CDS encoding DUF4912 domain-containing protein; this encodes MPGRATRTRYGSEVRGCAGTDAPEEQRSTTAHATRGSGSPMKTAGTLNDRSKKELADLAKRNGVRGWEAMDKPSLIKALAKKSAPKSSSSVPDKSPPKSAKPPVKVAKVAAKVTKAKKVKPTPKPADKGKVVAKAAPTPKPAPAKTKPTPTVASPVTKATTNGSHKPVPPAVTKPLIQKTTTPAKTATKSLLPTRDTSKEAARSLNTATKDRIFLTVPNPYWLNAYWELTTHSMQRAEAALRQDWHGAKLIIRLFDVTSGDTTSTSETPVKDVTIQGTGQTWYIDVSGVGRAYRADIGYVSRRGDFYVLARSNVVTPPKAGTGEAGEGFDLGGWDDDDAKRKAERILAMSTGFESSGSSELRELYEERLGRPLGPPKQTAFGTGAIPPGSVKKFFFEIDAKLIVFGRTDPSAHLTLNNDPIKLSSDGTFRMTFNLPDSRQIIPAVAASADGVEERTIVLAVERNTKHLDPMIHDQMNEV
- a CDS encoding DoxX family protein, whose protein sequence is MNLTPTLAAVVYAGLIGTVLSLIVATATNRWSPRVFLLLALRLAIGWHFMFEGFHKIHSTYTGPTDTNRPFSSEPYFKVAPGPIGEKMRREFSDPAADIAAKVKAPKEISPAEFKNLSTEQQAAACPEAVAKAFDTDAVLKATEEGIKLEAEQDAKDADKTAEKALKDAKAAEEKALESVRVNSVRWDGPDLWGAVQRGLQARQTEANKAEIKADAEKARKKIQADAEKAKKEAKERGEKFADLAPKRILEAKAAYARWVYGVDAADVTVKFVTGGVPRNAPQRLDYLESLRASLHAAEAPQADGLGNGTGTDVKRIAELRQSLISTEADLARDANTYAADLRKTISAGKIVEIPAEPSRGQLMDKVTMWFLVGVGACVMFGLLTRLACLLACGFLVTTYLAHPPFPWYPLPPGTEGNPVFVNKNVIEALALLVLASYPTGRWLGLDAIVLRPFCKYKPERPA